Proteins found in one Leishmania major strain Friedlin complete genome, chromosome 35 genomic segment:
- the ALG11 gene encoding putative alpha-1,2-mannosyltransferase (previous protein_id=AAZ14745.1) codes for MLTFTVLVLAALALLCHCRKRAYARNTVGFLHAAAGAGGGGERVLWVALDGLQHADAARGVKRQYVLFTNEYKPADRLSAESSDQHLLSLVEKQFSIRLLRPVRFIYLRPALTRWLSGDAYPRLTLLLQTFWGGAALFYEVAVANAVTPIVVETVGVPFAYPLLRLLAGCMVISYTHYPIVSSAMTQRVRSGEVSHTNSPTVAWNPMLRCAKVVYYGVFSLLYRCMGFFPNVVLTNSSWTQNHVQSIFWPRACIRLYPPCDVAGFAAGSQPPALRNNRIVSVGQFRPEKNHMLQLVAFHAAMPRLPRDAKLVMIGGARNADDRKRAEQLHVRAKELGIEEQVELLVNATVAEVQAELGKCVIGLHTMRDEHFGIVLLEYLAAGCIPLGHRSGGVELDILNSPDLGFLAVTAEEYAAAMVEICEMRLRDPDRYVQFQKRGSEHVKSFDDSSFRTRFVELVSEYVYAC; via the coding sequence ATGCTCACCTTTACCGTCCTTGTACTTGCTGCGCTCGCCCTGCTTTGCCATTGCCGAAAGCGTGCGTACGCTAGGAATACGGTCGGCTTCTtgcacgctgcagcaggggCAGGTGGGGGTGGCGAACGTGTGTTGTGGGTCGCCTTGGATGGACTGCAGCACGCCGATGCAGCCAGAGGCGTGAAGCGGCAGTATGTACTTTTTACAAACGAATACAAGCCAGCAGACAGGTTGTCGGCCGAGTCATCCGATCAGCACCTCCTTTCCCTCGTCGAAAAACAGTTCAGCATCCGCCTTCTTCGGCCTGTGCGCTTTATCTACTTGCGCCCCGCACTGACCCGGTGGCTGAGCGGTGACGCCTACCCACGTCTCACGTTGCTCTTGCAAACCTTCTGGGGCGGAGCGGCCCTCTTTTATGAGGTGGCGGTCGCCAATGCGGTGACGCCGATCGTGGTGGAAACGGTCGGCGTGCCATTTGCTTATCCTCTGCTACGGCTTCTTGCCGGGTGCATGGTGATCTCCTACACGCATTACCCCATCGTCTCCTCCGCCATGAcgcagcgtgtgcgcagcgGGGAGGTGAGTCACACTAACTCACCGACCGTGGCATGGAATccgatgctgcgctgcgccaagGTTGTCTATTACGGGGTTTTCTCGCTTCTGTATCGCTGCATGGGCTTTTTCCCGAACGTGGTTCTAACAAACTCGTCATGGACGCAAAACCATGTGCAATCTATTTTTTGGCCACGCGCGTGCATTCGGCTGTACCCGCCGTGTGATGTTGCTGGCTTTGCCGCGGGGTCGCAGCCACCTGCGCTGCGCAACAACCGCATTGTCAGCGTCGGCCAGTTCCGACCAGAGAAAAACCACATGCTGCAGCTTGTAGCTTTTCATGCAGCaatgccgcggctgccgaggGATGCCAAGCTCGTCATGATTGGCGGTGCACGCAACGCGGACGACCGGAAACGTGCTGAGCAGCTGCATGTGCGCGCAAAGGAGCTCGGAATCGAAGAGCAGGTCGAGCTACTCGTTAATGCGAcagtggcggaggtgcaggcTGAACTGGGAAAGTGCGTCATTGGGCTTCACACCATGCGTGACGAGCACTTTGGCATTGTGCTGCTGGAATATCTCGCTGCTGGCTGCATCCCTCTTGGACACCGGAGCGGTGGTGTCGAGCTTGACATTCTCAACTCTCCCGATTTGGGCTTTCTCGCCGTTACGGCGGAAGAGTACGCAGCGGCCATGGTCGAAATCTGTGAAATGCGGCTGCGCGATCCGGACCGGTACGTTCAGTTCCAGAaacgcggcagcgagcaTGTAAAATCATTCGACGACAGCAGCTTTCGAACTCGTTTTGTCGAACTGGTCAGCGAGTATGTCTACGCCTGCTAG
- a CDS encoding conserved hypothetical protein (previous protein_id=AAZ14746.1), with product MSYRSSEAKKEEFRKYLESTQVVDALTRVLVNLYEEEEKPEDPVDYIKRVLGGASSADYEALQQENARLRAEVELLKKQLSGQAQ from the coding sequence ATGTCGTACCGGTCAagcgaggcgaagaaggaggagtTCCGGAAGTACCTGGAATCCACGCAGGTAGTCGACGCCCTCACCCGCGTCCTGGTCAACCTGtacgaagaggaagagaaaccCGAGGACCCAGTTGACTATATCAAGCGGGTTCTTGGTGGTGCTTCTTCGGCCGACTACGAGGCACTGCAGCAAGAAAACGCGCGTCTCCGCGCAGAGGTGGAATTGCTAAAGAAGCAACTTAGTGGGCAGGCGCAGTAA